The following coding sequences are from one Streptomyces sp. NBC_01294 window:
- a CDS encoding LytR/AlgR family response regulator transcription factor — protein sequence MLRVLAVDDEKPLLEELLYLLRSDPRVRSAEGASDATEALRRVTRALESGPDGADAIDVVFLDIHMAGLTGLDIARLLAGFARPPLIVFVTAHEGFAVQAFDLKAVDYVLKPVRPERLAEAVRRACAQLGRAEEAPVAAGAAAGPPAAVAPRRPEVTVADRAPEQIAVELGGVTRFVAIADIAYVEAQGDYARLHTDEGSHLVRIPVSTLEERWAARGFVRIHRRHLVALARIDELRLDAGTTSVRVGSAELQVSRRHARELRDLLMRQATG from the coding sequence ATGCTGCGCGTACTGGCCGTCGACGACGAGAAGCCGCTCCTGGAGGAACTCCTCTACCTGCTGCGCTCGGACCCCCGGGTGCGCAGCGCCGAGGGCGCCTCGGACGCGACCGAGGCCCTGCGCCGGGTCACCCGGGCGCTGGAGTCCGGACCGGACGGGGCCGACGCCATCGACGTGGTCTTCCTCGACATCCACATGGCCGGGCTGACCGGGCTGGACATCGCCCGGCTGCTGGCCGGGTTCGCGCGGCCGCCGCTGATCGTGTTCGTGACCGCGCACGAGGGGTTCGCCGTACAGGCCTTCGACCTCAAGGCCGTGGACTACGTGCTCAAGCCCGTGCGGCCGGAGCGGCTGGCCGAGGCCGTCCGGCGGGCCTGCGCGCAGCTGGGCCGGGCCGAGGAGGCGCCGGTGGCCGCCGGGGCGGCGGCGGGCCCGCCGGCCGCGGTGGCGCCGCGCCGCCCGGAGGTCACGGTCGCCGACCGCGCCCCGGAGCAGATCGCCGTCGAACTGGGCGGGGTCACCCGCTTCGTGGCGATCGCCGACATCGCCTACGTCGAGGCGCAGGGCGACTACGCCCGCCTGCACACCGACGAGGGCAGCCACCTGGTCCGGATCCCGGTGTCGACACTGGAGGAGCGCTGGGCGGCGCGCGGGTTCGTCCGGATCCACCGCCGTCATCTGGTGGCGCTGGCCCGGATCGACGAGCTCCGGCTGGACGCGGGGACCACGAGTGTCCGGGTCGGGTCGGCGGAGCTCCAGGTCAGCCGCAGGCACGCACGGGAGCTGCGGGACCTCCTGATGCGCCAGGCCACGGGCTGA
- a CDS encoding SCO0930 family lipoprotein, whose translation MGIKRGTTLAAAAIAVVLTATACGTTDYKAGDTTKPVGAAAAQDDPYGAPAADGGAGAKPAGQLALAANEQLGQVLTDSAGLTLYRFDKDTAKPPKSNCDGDCEKTWPVVAAGDATAAAGMDPALLGEVVRTDGSKQLTVGGWPAYRYNKDTKAGDVNGQGVGGVWFALAADGKKAAKAAPGAGAAPEAGAGAGAAPEAGAGGAAEAGAALSVAKNAKLGEYIVDGKGMTVYRFKPDTQWPMVSKCVGDCLTKWPVVPPVDKGNAKGIIEKNYLVLDRPDGKKQQSVDCWPVYTFAGDKNPGDINGQGVGGTWYAVSPNGKLITVK comes from the coding sequence ATGGGCATCAAGCGCGGAACCACCCTGGCCGCAGCCGCGATCGCCGTCGTCCTCACGGCTACGGCCTGCGGCACGACGGACTACAAGGCCGGCGACACCACCAAGCCGGTCGGGGCCGCCGCCGCCCAGGACGACCCCTACGGCGCCCCGGCCGCCGACGGAGGCGCGGGCGCCAAGCCCGCCGGGCAGCTGGCGCTCGCCGCCAACGAGCAGCTCGGCCAGGTCCTCACCGACAGCGCGGGCCTCACCCTGTACCGCTTCGACAAGGACACGGCCAAGCCGCCGAAGTCGAACTGCGACGGGGACTGCGAGAAGACCTGGCCGGTGGTCGCGGCGGGCGACGCCACCGCCGCGGCGGGCATGGACCCGGCGCTGCTGGGCGAGGTCGTGCGCACCGACGGCAGCAAGCAGCTGACGGTGGGCGGCTGGCCCGCGTACCGCTACAACAAGGACACCAAGGCGGGCGACGTCAACGGCCAGGGCGTCGGCGGGGTGTGGTTCGCGCTCGCGGCGGACGGCAAGAAGGCCGCGAAGGCGGCTCCGGGCGCGGGCGCCGCGCCCGAGGCCGGCGCAGGCGCGGGCGCAGCGCCCGAGGCCGGCGCGGGCGGCGCCGCCGAGGCGGGCGCGGCGCTGTCCGTGGCGAAGAACGCCAAGCTGGGCGAGTACATCGTCGACGGCAAGGGCATGACCGTCTACCGGTTCAAGCCGGACACGCAGTGGCCGATGGTGTCCAAGTGCGTGGGCGACTGCCTGACCAAGTGGCCGGTCGTCCCCCCGGTGGACAAGGGCAACGCCAAGGGCATCATCGAGAAGAACTACCTGGTCCTGGACCGCCCGGACGGCAAGAAGCAGCAGTCCGTCGACTGCTGGCCCGTCTACACCTTCGCCGGCGACAAGAACCCCGGCGACATCAACGGCCAGGGCGTGGGCGGCACGTGGTACGCCGTCTCCCCCAACGGCAAGCTCATCACCGTCAAGTAG